The Cohnella abietis genome has a segment encoding these proteins:
- a CDS encoding DUF2627 domain-containing protein, translating into MKLTIQRLIAILLLVIPGIGAAYGFLLMKDALYDYFATMGGADTMTPDFSWGTFILGAFLFLIGIGFIGGWTFFRDRKRNYLSSRFRPSTPRPVRTPRTSNENSSNDAQSE; encoded by the coding sequence ATGAAGCTGACTATACAGCGACTAATTGCCATTCTACTTCTCGTTATACCTGGCATTGGAGCTGCTTACGGTTTTCTGCTGATGAAAGACGCCTTGTACGACTATTTTGCGACAATGGGTGGCGCAGACACAATGACTCCCGATTTTTCGTGGGGTACATTTATTTTAGGCGCATTTTTGTTTCTGATCGGCATTGGATTTATCGGAGGCTGGACTTTTTTCCGGGATCGCAAACGTAATTATCTATCCTCACGTTTTCGCCCGAGCACTCCACGTCCAGTACGCACGCCACGCACAAGCAATGAAAACTCTTCAAACGATGCACAATCAGAATAA